The Gordonia westfalica genomic sequence CTCCCACAACTCGATACCAGCAGGGATGTCCCACAACGCACCAGGCGCCGGCTCGAACACCGACGCCCAATCGATGTCGTTGCCTTCGGCGTCCTTCTGTGGCAGACCTCCCGTGAGGGCGCGCTGACGCCACGCCTGCATCGCTGATGTCACACGACGCTCGAGGATTCCCGCGTTGATGCGGGTGATGGTGTCGAGATGGGGTTCGAACTCACCCATTCCGAGCGGGTTGTTCAACACCACCACCGGCGGCCCCTCGCCGGTGATGACGAACTCTGTCGCCGCATCCCACTGATCCGAACTGGCACGGTTGTTGCGGATGCGCCGCTCCACCACCTCGGCAGGGTTTACCCACACCGAACGGCTGAACAGCTGCCAGCCGATCTGACACCACACGATCGCAAAGTCTGTTTCCGCATCCGAGTCACGCCACCAACGGATCGCGGCGCGCGCCTTCCACGGCTGCAACGGGTCAGTCGCCGCGTACATCATTTCCGGTGAGTCCGCCGTGATGACGGCGTGCCCATTGTCCCCGACCCATGCAGTCATGTAGCTGGTGGCGTAATTCAGCATGTGATGGGTGGCTTCCTTAGCGACCACACCTTTGATGCGGTTATCGCGCCAGATCCTTTGCGCCGCAGCCACCACATCACTGTCGGTGTTGGAGCCAACATCAATACCGTTGGGGATCAGCCGCTCCGCCAAGGATGACGAGATCTTCGTCGCCAGGTTGACGCGCGACTGCCGCTGAAAACGCTGCCACGACGCCCGCACATTCTTACCCATCTCAGGGAGCGGGGCGTCGCCGTCAACGTAGCGACGCAGCAGACTGATTCGCGGCTGCGCAGCATCCAAACGGGCTGTGAGGACGGGGAGCCATTCGGCCGGCGTCACCGGAATCATGCACCACCCCTCTCAGTAGATGCGACGTGGCATTCCGACCGGCCTTGGCGGTCGAGCCCCTGACTTGCGTGCGTCCAGACAGGCTTTCCACGACAGCACCGACGCCATCGCGGCATCAAACTTGAGGTCAGCCCGACCATCTTGCTTCTGGAGGACATCCAAGGGTTTCCCCTCGTCGTCCACGATCTTCAGTTCCTTGCGGCCCGCGTTTCCGAGGTGCCTGACAAAGTCCT encodes the following:
- a CDS encoding phage portal protein, with translation MIPVTPAEWLPVLTARLDAAQPRISLLRRYVDGDAPLPEMGKNVRASWQRFQRQSRVNLATKISSSLAERLIPNGIDVGSNTDSDVVAAAQRIWRDNRIKGVVAKEATHHMLNYATSYMTAWVGDNGHAVITADSPEMMYAATDPLQPWKARAAIRWWRDSDAETDFAIVWCQIGWQLFSRSVWVNPAEVVERRIRNNRASSDQWDAATEFVITGEGPPVVVLNNPLGMGEFEPHLDTITRINAGILERRVTSAMQAWRQRALTGGLPQKDAEGNDIDWASVFEPAPGALWDIPAGIELWESDATDIRPLLEGVKDDLRELSEMSATPFPALLPGSQNQSATGSAAMKEALILKARDRLDVVDTGLSAIISKALRIEGFETEETISLSWEPPDHVSLSEKYDAAVKAKGAGESWKSIARNILGYSPEQIEQDALDLADEQLMSFVDNANARV